The region TCCGCGACCGCGAAGGGCGCATCGGTGCAAGCCCCGCAGCGCCGGAACCACGCGTCGATTGCACGCCGCACGGGGGGGTGTACGAGCGCTTCGAGCGCGGCGCGGGCCGCGGGGTCCGCAAAGACGAGCCGCCCCAGCCGGGCGCGATCGAGTGAGCCGTCCACTGCGACGATGTCCGGTCCGAAACGGGCTCGCAGCGCTTCGGTGGCCGGTTGCCCGGGTTGTACGGCGGCGCGCGCGAGCTGGTCCGCATCGATCGTCGGCACGGCCCGGCGTCTCAGCAGCCGGACCACGTACGACTTGCCGGTGCCGATGCCGCCGGTGATCGCCACCCTGAGCATCGGTCGTGAGCGCCGGTCAGGCCGGCGCCTCCTCGGCTTCCTCGGCCGGCGCAATCCGCTCTTCCACGAAGGTGTTCCATTCGTGACACTGCGGGCACTG is a window of Acidobacteriota bacterium DNA encoding:
- a CDS encoding dephospho-CoA kinase, translating into MRSSTWTRTSACAATIGAPSCCGSARSVTNGTPSWKSGLRRPRKPRRRRPDRRSRPMLRVAITGGIGTGKSYVVRLLRRRAVPTIDADQLARAAVQPGQPATEALRARFGPDIVAVDGSLDRARLGRLVFADPAARAALEALVHPPVRRAIDAWFRRCGACTDAPFAVADIPLLFETGRAGAFDRVVVVACDPAAQRERVMARDRLPAAEVDRRIAAQLPIADKVARADAVVTTDGSFDETDRQVASLCRQLAAGGS